In Pseudomonas sp. ADAK18, a single window of DNA contains:
- a CDS encoding LysR substrate-binding domain-containing protein, with protein sequence MRQLPSLNMLRVFEEVAHHRSFSQAAFGLNVTQGAVSRQIKQLEDYLGVALFIRTSRGLELTESGAALSPHLGQAFDHIERALQSVRVPNLRQRLRILAPPTWATRWLSAHLREFCLRYPDIRLSVTQQNSHDSLAEIDCQIRFGLTAASHCASQLLVMERHIAVASPELFSGDQPPNLRQFPLLHILHDGKRLKVWENWLAATGREDIDADQGLEFSTLDQVIHTALAGGGLAVIDRQMIERELANGSLLPITPVEVIGPYGYWLDVAGDKQGLSKVRLFTQWLNRVSNP encoded by the coding sequence ATGCGCCAACTGCCCTCCCTCAACATGCTCCGCGTCTTCGAAGAAGTCGCCCACCACCGCAGTTTCAGCCAAGCCGCCTTCGGCCTGAACGTCACCCAAGGTGCCGTCAGCCGCCAGATCAAACAACTGGAAGACTACCTCGGAGTCGCCCTGTTCATACGCACTTCCAGGGGCCTGGAACTGACCGAATCCGGCGCCGCTCTGTCGCCCCACCTGGGGCAAGCCTTTGACCATATCGAGCGCGCCTTGCAATCGGTTCGCGTGCCTAACCTGCGCCAACGCCTGCGCATCCTCGCGCCGCCGACCTGGGCCACACGCTGGCTGTCGGCGCACTTGCGTGAGTTCTGCCTGCGCTACCCGGACATCCGCCTCAGCGTGACTCAACAAAACAGCCACGACAGCCTGGCGGAGATCGACTGCCAGATTCGATTCGGCCTGACCGCCGCCAGTCACTGCGCGAGCCAACTGCTGGTGATGGAGCGGCACATCGCCGTGGCCAGCCCGGAGTTGTTCAGCGGTGATCAACCGCCCAACCTGCGGCAGTTTCCCTTGCTGCATATCCTGCACGATGGCAAGCGTTTGAAGGTCTGGGAGAACTGGCTGGCCGCTACCGGCCGCGAGGATATCGATGCGGACCAGGGCCTGGAATTCAGCACCCTGGATCAGGTGATCCACACCGCGTTGGCCGGCGGTGGCCTGGCGGTGATCGACCGGCAGATGATCGAGCGCGAACTGGCCAATGGCAGCCTGTTGCCGATCACCCCGGTGGAGGTGATCGGCCCTTACGGCTACTGGCTGGATGTCGCAGGTGACAAGCAGGGGTTATCCAAGGTGCGGTTGTTTACGCAATGGTTGAATCGGGTGAGCAATCCCTGA
- a CDS encoding NAD-dependent succinate-semialdehyde dehydrogenase: protein MNPLIRKGNFIDGQWSSGGPTYPVLNPANAELIAEVQRAGAEETNLAIEAANRALPAWRKLTAKERSQRLKRWSELMLSNQKELANLLSLEQGKPLAEAMGEVVYAASFLEWFGEEAKRAYGDVIPSHKADARIIVTKEAIGVVAAITPWNFPLAMVTRKVGPALAAGCTMILKPSEETPLSAFALAVLAEQAGIPAGVFNIVSGDAVAIGGALQASSVVRKLSFTGSTRTGKLLMRQAADTLKKVSLELGGNAPFIVFDDADLDAAVKGAMASKFRNTGQTCVCVNRFFIQDSVYDAFTEKLAAAVAAMRVGRALEGETEQGPLINAAALAKVEAHVGDALEKGAKLLCGGRRHALGGTFFEPTILTEASGEMLIAQEETFGPVAACFRFSDEAEVLQRANDTPFGLSAYFYSRDIGRVWRMAEGLEAGMVGINEGIISTEVAPFGGIKESGLGREGSRYGLDDYLEIKYLLMGGL, encoded by the coding sequence ATGAACCCGCTGATCCGCAAGGGCAACTTTATCGATGGTCAATGGTCGTCCGGTGGCCCGACGTACCCGGTACTCAATCCTGCCAACGCTGAGCTGATTGCCGAGGTGCAGCGTGCCGGTGCCGAAGAAACCAACCTGGCCATCGAGGCCGCCAACCGTGCCTTGCCGGCCTGGCGCAAACTCACGGCCAAGGAGCGCAGCCAGCGTCTGAAACGCTGGAGCGAGTTGATGCTGAGCAACCAGAAAGAGCTGGCCAACCTGCTCAGCCTGGAACAGGGCAAGCCGTTGGCCGAAGCCATGGGTGAGGTGGTGTATGCCGCCAGCTTCCTGGAATGGTTCGGCGAGGAAGCCAAGCGTGCCTACGGTGATGTGATTCCCAGCCACAAAGCGGATGCACGCATTATCGTCACCAAGGAAGCCATCGGCGTGGTCGCCGCCATCACGCCGTGGAACTTCCCGCTGGCCATGGTCACCCGCAAGGTCGGCCCGGCGCTGGCGGCGGGTTGCACGATGATTCTCAAACCTTCGGAAGAGACACCGTTGTCGGCGTTCGCCCTGGCGGTGCTGGCCGAGCAGGCGGGGATTCCCGCTGGTGTCTTCAACATCGTCTCGGGTGACGCCGTGGCCATCGGCGGTGCATTGCAGGCCTCCAGCGTGGTGCGCAAGCTGTCTTTCACCGGCTCGACTCGCACTGGGAAACTGCTGATGCGTCAGGCCGCCGACACGCTGAAAAAAGTCTCCCTGGAGCTGGGCGGCAACGCACCGTTCATTGTGTTCGACGACGCCGACCTGGACGCAGCCGTCAAAGGCGCCATGGCGTCGAAGTTTCGCAACACCGGGCAGACCTGCGTGTGCGTCAACCGCTTCTTTATCCAGGACAGCGTGTATGACGCCTTTACCGAAAAGCTCGCGGCAGCGGTGGCAGCCATGCGCGTCGGCAGAGCCCTGGAAGGCGAAACCGAACAAGGCCCGCTGATCAACGCCGCAGCCCTGGCCAAGGTCGAAGCCCATGTCGGCGATGCCTTGGAGAAGGGCGCCAAACTGTTGTGCGGTGGTCGTCGCCATGCCTTGGGCGGGACCTTCTTTGAACCGACCATCCTGACTGAAGCCAGCGGCGAGATGCTGATCGCCCAGGAAGAAACTTTCGGCCCGGTAGCCGCCTGTTTCCGCTTCAGTGATGAAGCCGAAGTGCTGCAGCGGGCCAATGACACGCCATTCGGTTTGTCGGCCTACTTCTACAGCCGCGACATCGGCCGCGTCTGGCGCATGGCCGAAGGCCTGGAAGCGGGAATGGTGGGGATCAACGAAGGGATCATCTCCACCGAAGTCGCACCGTTTGGCGGGATCAAGGAGTCGGGGTTGGGCCGTGAAGGTTCCAGGTACGGCCTGGACGATTATCTGGAGATCAAATACCTGCTGATGGGCGGCCTGTAA
- a CDS encoding DUF1289 domain-containing protein — protein sequence MPNQTIKTPCVGLCSTVYGDLVCRGCKRYHHEVIQWNGYSGEEKHAVWLRLEQLLVQVMTSKLEVLDPQRLRQQLEDRKIRFMPHQSPYCWAYQLIARGARVMSRLDAYGLALLPEFRERELTDLRHAIDREFFLLSEAHYERYIAPGFLRENFGAPLIATL from the coding sequence ATGCCAAATCAAACCATCAAGACGCCTTGCGTCGGCCTGTGCTCCACCGTTTACGGGGATCTGGTCTGCCGTGGGTGCAAGCGCTATCACCATGAAGTGATCCAGTGGAATGGCTACAGCGGTGAAGAGAAACACGCCGTGTGGCTGCGCCTCGAGCAATTGCTGGTACAGGTGATGACCAGCAAGCTGGAAGTGCTGGATCCCCAACGCCTGCGCCAGCAACTGGAAGATCGCAAGATTCGCTTTATGCCTCACCAGTCGCCGTACTGCTGGGCATATCAGCTGATCGCCCGGGGCGCGCGGGTGATGTCCAGGTTGGATGCTTATGGTTTGGCCTTGCTGCCGGAGTTTCGTGAACGGGAATTGACGGATCTGCGGCACGCGATTGACCGGGAGTTTTTCCTGCTGTCGGAGGCGCATTACGAGCGCTATATCGCGCCGGGGTTTCTCAGGGAGAATTTTGGCGCGCCTTTAATAGCCACGCTTTAA
- a CDS encoding MFS transporter, translated as MTAQTIKIDDLPIGRFHLKIAGLTFGAHFTDGYILGLIGIAFTLLSPQMQLDAFWQGLIGASALIGLFLGSLFFGWISDILGRQKIFLVSFVLITAASVMQFYAETAMGLFLCRVLIGIGLGGDFSVGHAMLAEFSPKKHRGVLLGSFSVIWTFGYVAATFVGTAMLHLGDDAWRWMLASSAIPAGLILIARIGTPESPRWLVNRGRIAEARAIVKKHLGENVVLDEEPSAQTRSGYGVLFSREYRKRTAFNCLFFVCIVMPYFAIYTFLPSILQKMGLAEGFGTELMLNLLLIVGALIGIWCTVKFSRRGFLINSFIVLAAALFLLAVLPGSMAWLMVLVFGVFTLVLSAVSNLVGVFPAESFPTEVRASGIGLATAVSRLGSAVSTFLLPVSVAGIGLSPTMGILAAILVLGAIISWAWAPETKALTLSQACKANATASGIAHPIQPLRKQPHLG; from the coding sequence ATGACCGCTCAAACGATCAAAATCGACGACCTGCCGATCGGTCGCTTCCACCTGAAAATCGCCGGCTTGACCTTCGGCGCGCACTTCACTGACGGCTATATCCTGGGGTTGATCGGGATTGCCTTCACCTTGCTCAGCCCGCAGATGCAACTGGACGCGTTCTGGCAAGGCCTGATCGGTGCTTCAGCGCTGATCGGACTGTTTTTGGGCAGCCTGTTTTTTGGCTGGATCTCCGACATCCTCGGTCGGCAGAAAATTTTCCTGGTCAGCTTTGTGCTGATCACAGCAGCGTCGGTGATGCAGTTTTATGCGGAAACGGCCATGGGGCTGTTCCTTTGTCGTGTACTGATCGGCATTGGCCTGGGAGGCGACTTCAGTGTCGGCCACGCGATGCTCGCCGAGTTTTCGCCGAAGAAGCATCGCGGTGTGTTGCTCGGCTCATTCAGCGTGATCTGGACCTTCGGTTATGTCGCCGCCACCTTTGTCGGCACCGCCATGCTCCACCTGGGTGATGACGCCTGGCGCTGGATGCTGGCGTCGTCGGCGATTCCCGCAGGCCTGATCTTGATTGCGCGCATCGGTACTCCAGAATCGCCACGCTGGCTGGTCAATCGTGGGCGCATCGCCGAGGCACGGGCCATCGTCAAAAAGCACCTGGGGGAAAACGTAGTGCTCGACGAAGAACCGTCGGCGCAAACCCGTTCAGGCTATGGCGTGTTGTTCAGCCGTGAATACCGCAAGCGCACGGCGTTCAACTGCCTGTTCTTTGTGTGCATCGTCATGCCGTACTTCGCTATCTACACCTTCTTGCCCTCGATTCTGCAGAAGATGGGCCTGGCGGAAGGCTTTGGCACCGAGCTGATGCTTAACCTGCTGCTGATCGTCGGCGCATTGATCGGCATCTGGTGCACCGTGAAGTTCTCGCGGCGCGGGTTCCTGATCAACTCGTTCATCGTCCTCGCGGCGGCGCTGTTTCTGCTGGCAGTTTTGCCGGGCAGCATGGCGTGGCTGATGGTGTTGGTGTTCGGGGTGTTCACCCTGGTGTTGTCAGCGGTCAGCAACCTGGTGGGGGTGTTCCCGGCGGAGAGCTTCCCTACCGAAGTACGGGCCAGTGGTATCGGCCTGGCGACGGCGGTCAGCCGGCTGGGTTCGGCGGTCAGCACCTTTCTGTTGCCGGTGAGTGTGGCCGGGATTGGCTTGAGCCCGACCATGGGCATTCTGGCGGCGATCCTGGTGTTGGGGGCGATCATTTCCTGGGCCTGGGCGCCGGAGACCAAGGCACTGACGTTGAGCCAGGCGTGCAAGGCTAATGCTACTGCCTCAGGGATTGCTCACCCGATTCAACCATTGCGTAAACAACCGCACCTTGGATAA
- a CDS encoding LysR substrate-binding domain-containing protein has protein sequence MKRKMPGLNALKAFEVAGSTGSFTRAAELLNVTQSAVSRQVRQLEEQLGEHLLERRHHHLELTSAGRVLLRALHQSFDKIELTVRSIQQKTHSNRLHINAPPTFTSRWLMPRLGRLREQHPELELSITTRLQDSLAQTSTLDCAIRFGDGEWDGLDSSLLTQERHIAVCAPTLYAREWGDEQGIDLNRMTLLHVLAKEDQRYLTWKHWLDAARITGVDTQGGYEFDLLDLAIRAAIDGLGITIADWHMVASELASGQLTQVLNVHVEGHQSYWLVTRPEHTEMPQLQVFSQWLQEEIWLAQRQLEPSTAA, from the coding sequence ATGAAACGCAAAATGCCCGGTCTCAACGCCCTCAAAGCTTTCGAAGTGGCGGGCAGTACCGGTAGCTTCACCCGTGCTGCTGAGTTGCTGAACGTGACGCAGAGTGCGGTCAGCCGCCAGGTTCGTCAGTTGGAAGAGCAACTGGGCGAGCACCTGTTGGAGCGGCGTCATCATCACCTTGAGCTGACCAGCGCTGGCCGTGTGCTGTTGCGGGCGTTACATCAGTCGTTCGACAAGATCGAATTGACGGTGCGCAGCATCCAGCAGAAAACCCATTCCAACCGCCTGCACATCAACGCGCCGCCAACCTTCACCAGCCGTTGGCTGATGCCGCGCCTGGGGCGTTTGCGCGAGCAGCACCCGGAGTTGGAGCTGAGCATCACTACACGCTTGCAAGACAGCCTGGCGCAGACCAGTACCCTCGATTGCGCGATTCGTTTTGGCGATGGCGAATGGGATGGACTGGACAGCTCGCTACTGACCCAGGAGCGCCATATCGCCGTGTGTGCGCCCACCCTGTATGCCCGGGAGTGGGGCGACGAGCAGGGCATTGATCTGAATCGCATGACCCTGCTGCATGTATTGGCCAAGGAAGACCAGCGCTATTTGACCTGGAAACATTGGCTGGATGCCGCCCGTATTACTGGCGTCGATACCCAGGGCGGTTATGAGTTCGACCTGCTGGACCTGGCCATCCGGGCGGCCATCGACGGGTTGGGCATCACCATTGCCGACTGGCACATGGTCGCCTCGGAACTGGCCAGCGGGCAATTGACCCAGGTGCTCAATGTGCATGTGGAAGGACACCAGTCCTACTGGCTGGTGACGCGCCCGGAACACACCGAGATGCCGCAGTTGCAGGTGTTCAGCCAGTGGTTGCAAGAAGAAATCTGGTTGGCGCAGCGGCAGTTGGAGCCGTCTACCGCCGCTTGA
- the mdeB gene encoding alpha-ketoglutarate dehydrogenase, whose product MNGFASAVSQTAMDQEELAEWRDALESLVSHAGVERAREILDMLAAAGGAPAIGWKPRHGTPYINSIAPDQQPRFPGDLATEERLASVVRWNALAMVVRANQAYGELGGHIASYASAADLFEVGFNHFFRARNDRFGGDLVFYQPHSAPGIYARAFLEGRLSETDLAHYRQELGALKAGARGLSSYPHPWLMPDFWQFPTGSMGIGPISSIFQARFMRYLQHRGLQDTTDRHVWGVFGDGEMDEPESMSALTLAAREGLDNLTWVVNCNLQRLDGPVRGNGRIIDELEALFAGAGWNVIKVVWGSDWDALLAKDTEGSLVRTLSQTVDGQFQTFAAKDGAYNREHFFGQSEALAKLVEGMSDEQIDRLKRGGHDMLKIHAAYHAARQVKGKPTVILAQTKKGFGMGEAGQGKMTTHQQKKLDRDSLLAFRNRFQLPLSDEQTESLSFYKPAEDSLEMRYLHQRRADLGGYVPSRGQQAMPVSVPPVSGYGGFATQADGKEMSTTMAFVRMLSNLLKDKDLGPRIVPIVADEARTFGMANLFKQIGIYSSVGQRYEPEDIGSILSYREATDGQILEEGISEASAISSWVAAATSYSVHGLRMLPFYIYYSMFGFQRVGDLIWAAADQRARGFLLGATAGRTTLGGEGLQHQDGSSHLTAATVPNCRAYDPAFAGEFAVILDHGMRQMLEHDVDEFYYVTLMNENYPQPSLPEGVEAAIIKGMYRLSGQDKATVRLLGSGTLVREAQAAARLLADDWQVMSEVFSVTSFSELAREAREVERWNRLHPQQPKRQSHLAECLPMGTPVIAVSDYVRAVPQMIGSYLDSSYTVLGTDGFGRSDTRAALRDFFEVDRYHIVLAALTALVEQGVLDRQICQQAIERYGLDTERGAAWSC is encoded by the coding sequence ATGAACGGTTTCGCGAGTGCAGTGAGTCAGACAGCGATGGATCAGGAAGAACTGGCCGAATGGCGCGACGCCCTGGAATCGCTGGTGTCCCATGCCGGCGTCGAACGCGCCAGGGAAATCCTCGACATGCTGGCTGCCGCTGGCGGTGCGCCCGCGATCGGTTGGAAGCCACGTCACGGCACGCCTTATATCAATAGCATTGCCCCAGACCAGCAACCGCGTTTCCCCGGCGACTTGGCCACCGAAGAGCGTCTGGCCTCCGTCGTACGCTGGAATGCCCTGGCCATGGTAGTGCGGGCCAACCAGGCCTATGGCGAACTGGGCGGCCATATCGCCAGCTACGCCAGCGCCGCCGACTTGTTCGAGGTGGGCTTCAATCACTTCTTCCGCGCCCGCAATGACCGTTTCGGCGGCGATCTGGTGTTCTACCAACCGCATTCCGCGCCAGGCATCTACGCCCGGGCTTTTCTTGAAGGGCGCTTGAGCGAAACCGACCTGGCCCACTATCGCCAGGAGCTCGGCGCTCTCAAGGCGGGCGCGCGCGGGTTGTCCAGCTATCCGCATCCGTGGTTGATGCCCGACTTCTGGCAGTTTCCCACCGGCTCCATGGGCATTGGCCCCATCAGCTCGATTTTCCAGGCGCGCTTTATGCGCTACCTGCAGCACCGTGGCTTGCAGGACACCACCGACCGTCACGTATGGGGCGTGTTCGGCGACGGCGAGATGGATGAACCGGAAAGCATGTCGGCGCTGACCCTGGCTGCCCGCGAAGGCCTGGATAACCTGACCTGGGTGGTCAACTGCAACCTGCAGCGGCTCGACGGCCCGGTGCGCGGCAACGGTCGGATCATCGACGAACTGGAAGCCTTGTTTGCCGGCGCCGGCTGGAACGTGATCAAAGTGGTCTGGGGGTCGGACTGGGACGCCTTGCTGGCCAAGGACACGGAAGGCAGCCTGGTGCGCACCCTGTCCCAGACGGTAGACGGCCAATTCCAGACCTTCGCCGCCAAGGACGGTGCCTACAACCGCGAACACTTCTTTGGCCAAAGTGAAGCCCTGGCCAAACTGGTCGAGGGCATGAGTGACGAGCAGATCGACCGCCTCAAGCGCGGCGGCCATGACATGCTGAAAATCCATGCCGCTTATCACGCCGCCCGCCAGGTCAAGGGCAAGCCGACGGTGATTCTGGCCCAGACCAAGAAAGGCTTCGGCATGGGCGAAGCGGGGCAGGGCAAGATGACCACCCACCAGCAGAAGAAGCTCGACCGTGACTCACTGCTCGCCTTCCGCAATCGCTTCCAGTTGCCGCTGTCGGATGAGCAGACCGAATCCCTGAGCTTCTACAAACCGGCTGAAGACAGCCTGGAGATGCGGTACCTGCATCAGCGCCGCGCGGACCTGGGCGGTTATGTGCCGAGTCGCGGCCAACAGGCGATGCCGGTGAGCGTGCCGCCGGTGTCGGGGTACGGCGGCTTTGCCACTCAGGCGGATGGCAAGGAAATGTCCACCACCATGGCCTTTGTGCGCATGCTCAGCAACCTGCTCAAGGACAAGGACCTTGGGCCCCGCATCGTGCCCATCGTTGCTGACGAGGCACGCACTTTCGGCATGGCCAACCTGTTCAAGCAGATTGGTATCTATTCCAGTGTCGGCCAGCGCTACGAGCCGGAAGACATCGGCTCGATCCTCAGTTACCGCGAGGCCACCGACGGGCAAATCCTCGAAGAAGGCATCAGCGAAGCCAGCGCCATCAGCTCCTGGGTTGCGGCGGCCACCAGCTATTCGGTGCATGGCCTGCGCATGTTGCCGTTCTATATCTACTACTCGATGTTCGGTTTCCAGCGGGTGGGCGACCTGATCTGGGCCGCCGCCGACCAGCGCGCCCGGGGCTTCCTGCTGGGGGCTACGGCCGGGCGTACCACCTTGGGCGGTGAAGGTTTGCAGCACCAGGATGGCAGCAGTCATCTGACCGCCGCCACCGTGCCCAACTGTCGCGCCTATGATCCGGCGTTTGCGGGTGAATTCGCGGTGATCCTCGACCACGGCATGCGCCAGATGCTGGAGCACGACGTCGACGAGTTCTACTACGTGACATTAATGAACGAAAACTACCCGCAGCCGAGCCTGCCGGAAGGTGTCGAGGCGGCGATCATCAAGGGCATGTACCGCCTCAGCGGGCAGGACAAGGCCACGGTGCGTTTGCTCGGTTCCGGCACCTTGGTACGCGAAGCCCAGGCTGCTGCGCGGTTGTTGGCCGACGATTGGCAGGTGATGAGCGAAGTGTTCAGCGTCACCAGTTTCAGTGAGCTGGCCCGGGAGGCACGGGAAGTGGAGCGTTGGAACCGCCTGCATCCGCAACAGCCGAAGCGCCAGAGTCATCTGGCTGAGTGTTTGCCCATGGGCACGCCGGTAATTGCGGTGTCCGATTACGTGCGGGCGGTGCCACAGATGATTGGGTCGTACCTGGATTCAAGCTACACGGTACTGGGTACCGATGGGTTTGGTCGTAGCGATACCCGGGCGGCGTTGCGGGACTTTTTTGAGGTGGATCGTTATCACATTGTGCTGGCGGCGCTGACGGCGTTGGTGGAGCAGGGGGTTCTGGATCGGCAGATTTGCCAGCAAGCGATTGAGCGGTATGGGTTGGACACAGAGCGGGGAGCAGCCTGGAGCTGCTGA
- a CDS encoding ribonucleotide-diphosphate reductase subunit beta, whose translation MLSWDEVDKEDTGAAVIKGANAGHASEANMDRLDGAGAAAAIEARNVTANDSAAIIRAKAALDKLDVAEGLAELEGSAARVAVDEKRMINCRADLNQLVPFKYDWAWQKYLDGCANHWMPQEVNMTADIALWKNPEGLTDDERRIVMRNLGFFSTADSLVANNLVLAVYRLITNPECRQYILRQAFEEAIHTHAYQYCIESLAMDEGEIFNMYHEIPSVAKKAAWGLKYTRSISDPKFETGTVETDKELLRNLVAYYCVLEGIFFYCGFTQILSMGRRNKMTGVAEQFQYILRDESMHLNFGIDVINQIKIENPHLWDAEMKEEATQMILQGTQLEIEYARDTMPRGVLGMNAAMMEDYLKFIANRRLSQIGLKEEYPGTTNPFPWMSEIMDLKKEKNFFETRVIEYQTGGALSWD comes from the coding sequence ATGCTGAGTTGGGATGAAGTCGACAAAGAAGACACCGGTGCAGCGGTGATCAAAGGCGCCAACGCCGGCCACGCCAGCGAAGCCAACATGGATCGCCTCGACGGTGCCGGTGCTGCCGCTGCCATCGAAGCGCGTAACGTGACCGCCAACGACTCGGCCGCGATCATTCGCGCCAAGGCCGCCCTGGACAAACTCGACGTCGCCGAAGGCCTCGCCGAGCTGGAAGGCTCCGCCGCCCGCGTCGCTGTCGACGAAAAGCGCATGATCAACTGCCGCGCCGACCTCAACCAACTCGTGCCATTCAAGTACGACTGGGCCTGGCAGAAATACCTCGACGGCTGCGCCAACCACTGGATGCCGCAAGAGGTCAACATGACCGCCGACATCGCCCTGTGGAAAAACCCAGAAGGCCTGACCGACGACGAACGTCGCATCGTCATGCGCAACCTCGGCTTCTTCTCCACCGCCGACTCGTTGGTCGCCAACAACCTGGTGCTGGCCGTTTACCGCCTGATCACCAACCCGGAGTGCCGCCAGTACATCCTGCGCCAGGCCTTCGAAGAAGCGATCCACACCCACGCCTACCAGTACTGCATCGAATCGCTGGCCATGGATGAAGGCGAGATCTTCAACATGTACCACGAGATCCCATCGGTCGCCAAAAAGGCAGCCTGGGGTCTGAAATACACCCGTTCGATCTCCGATCCGAAGTTCGAAACCGGCACTGTTGAGACCGATAAAGAGCTGCTGCGCAACCTGGTCGCTTACTACTGCGTCCTGGAAGGCATCTTCTTCTACTGCGGCTTCACCCAGATCCTCTCCATGGGCCGCCGCAACAAAATGACCGGTGTGGCCGAGCAGTTCCAATACATCCTGCGGGATGAGTCGATGCACCTGAACTTCGGTATCGACGTGATCAACCAGATCAAAATCGAAAACCCGCATTTGTGGGATGCCGAGATGAAGGAAGAAGCGACCCAGATGATCCTGCAAGGGACTCAGCTGGAGATTGAATATGCTCGCGATACCATGCCGCGTGGGGTGTTGGGGATGAATGCGGCAATGATGGAGGATTACCTCAAGTTCATCGCTAACCGTCGTCTGTCGCAGATTGGGTTGAAGGAAGAGTATCCAGGGACGACGAATCCGTTCCCTTGGATGAGCGAGATCATGGACTTGAAGAAAGAGAAGAACTTCTTTGAGACTCGGGTTATTGAGTATCAAACCGGCGGTGCGCTTAGCTGGGATTGA
- the fae gene encoding formaldehyde-activating enzyme yields the protein MKELDLYIGEGFEGPGVNAAHINILIGPRNGPAGQAFANSLASPSQGHCPFMVIAQPNIPVKPMTLYVNKAAIGSDLHGNATWGASQAGIAKAVLEALLDGTLPPEAEDEWAIVTANWVNPACDDLDAVYHNNYNACRTAIRAALTGLPATAQLADAVAHISNPFYTPKA from the coding sequence ATGAAAGAACTCGACCTGTACATCGGCGAAGGCTTCGAAGGCCCCGGCGTCAATGCTGCCCACATCAACATCCTGATCGGCCCGCGCAACGGCCCGGCGGGCCAGGCGTTTGCCAACAGCCTGGCGTCGCCAAGCCAGGGCCATTGCCCCTTTATGGTGATCGCCCAGCCGAATATCCCGGTCAAGCCCATGACCCTGTATGTCAACAAGGCCGCCATCGGCAGTGACCTGCATGGCAATGCCACCTGGGGCGCGTCCCAGGCCGGAATCGCCAAGGCGGTGCTGGAAGCCTTACTCGACGGCACTTTGCCGCCCGAGGCTGAAGACGAATGGGCGATCGTGACGGCCAACTGGGTCAACCCGGCCTGCGATGACCTGGATGCGGTCTACCACAACAACTACAACGCCTGCCGCACGGCCATCCGCGCGGCTCTGACCGGCCTGCCTGCCACCGCCCAATTGGCCGATGCAGTCGCGCACATCAGCAACCCTTTCTACACGCCAAAAGCCTGA
- a CDS encoding aldo/keto reductase, producing the protein MQYIRLGNSGLQVSRLCLGTMNMGTPDWKPWIFDEKQSEPIVAHALDNGVNFIDLADFYSAGVGEEVVGRILKRLARREDIVVTTKVGYGTRSGINASGHSRKHIMDSIDASLSRLGMDYVDVFMLHYFDVNTPVEETMGALNDIVRCGKARYIGVSTMLAGQLAKVLMVCERNGWVKPINMQLQLNCAYREEEREMIPFCRDQGLGVSVFSPLARGLLTGDVQSNRNQTDFFTQQMYSDQASFDIAHSVQRVARARGVSNAQVAQAWVANHAGVDCMLVGADTTEQFDSALAALDTRLDSEELHELERNYTPCDVINDYTAGKRILRSARPGLDRFNLIEAVA; encoded by the coding sequence ATGCAATACATTCGTTTGGGCAACTCCGGCCTGCAAGTCTCGCGCCTGTGCCTGGGCACCATGAACATGGGTACCCCGGACTGGAAACCGTGGATCTTCGATGAGAAGCAAAGTGAGCCGATCGTGGCCCACGCTTTGGACAATGGCGTCAACTTCATCGACCTGGCGGACTTCTACTCTGCTGGCGTCGGCGAGGAAGTGGTGGGGCGTATTCTCAAGCGGCTGGCCCGCCGCGAAGACATCGTGGTCACCACCAAGGTCGGCTACGGCACCCGCAGCGGCATCAACGCCAGCGGTCATTCGCGCAAGCACATCATGGACAGTATCGACGCCTCGTTGTCACGACTGGGCATGGATTACGTCGATGTGTTCATGCTGCATTACTTCGACGTGAACACCCCGGTGGAAGAAACCATGGGCGCCCTCAACGACATCGTGCGTTGCGGCAAGGCCCGCTATATCGGCGTGTCGACCATGCTCGCCGGGCAACTGGCGAAGGTCCTCATGGTTTGCGAGCGCAATGGCTGGGTCAAGCCGATCAACATGCAGCTGCAACTGAACTGCGCCTACCGCGAAGAAGAGCGCGAGATGATCCCGTTCTGCCGCGACCAAGGCCTGGGCGTCTCGGTGTTCAGCCCGCTGGCCCGAGGCTTGCTCACCGGTGATGTGCAGTCGAACCGCAACCAGACCGACTTCTTCACCCAGCAGATGTACAGCGACCAGGCGTCGTTCGATATCGCCCATTCGGTGCAGCGTGTTGCCCGTGCCCGTGGCGTGTCCAACGCGCAGGTCGCCCAGGCCTGGGTGGCCAATCACGCCGGTGTCGATTGCATGTTGGTGGGTGCCGACACCACCGAGCAATTCGACAGCGCTCTCGCGGCCCTCGACACCCGGCTGGATAGCGAAGAGCTGCATGAGCTGGAACGCAATTACACGCCATGCGATGTGATCAACGATTACACCGCCGGCAAGCGCATTTTGCGCAGCGCCCGTCCGGGCCTGGACCGCTTTAACCTGATTGAGGCCGTGGCATGA